The following DNA comes from Polycladomyces subterraneus.
TGAACGGCGGTATGAGGCGTGTGTCAATCACCCGGAACTGAGCCATAAGGAAATCCCGGCGATTGAAGTGATGAAGCGTATCATGGTGAGCGCCTATGAAACCGGGACGCCGTTTCTGTTCTTCCGCGATACAGTCAACCGACTCAATCCCAATAAACACAAGGGAATGATCTATTCTTCCAACTTGTGCACGGAGATTTGCCAAAACATGTCCCCCACCGAGCTGATCAGCGAGGAGTTGGAGGACGGTGTCATCGTCACCAAGCAAAAACCGGGGGACTTTGTCGTCTGCAACCTGTCGTCCATCAATTTGGGACGAATCACGTCCCTGGAGGATTTGACGCGCATCATCCCGATCCAGATGCGCATGCTCGACAATGTGATTGACCTCAATCTGTATCCGGTGAAACAGGCGGAAGTGACCAACCGCAGGTACCGGGCCGTCGGATTGGGTACGAGCGGATACCATCAATACCTGGCACAAAAAGGGATCGATTGGGAATCGGAAGAACATCTGGCCGAAGCGGATCGGTTGTTTGAGGAGATTGCCTATCAGACGATCCGGGCCTCTATGGAGCTGGCCAAGGAAAAAGGAGCGTATCCGGCGTTTGAAGGAAGCGAGTGGCAGACTGGCGCGTTCTTTGACCGGCGCGGCTACACCGGAGAGCGTTGGCAAACACTGCGGGAGGAAGTGAGCCGATACGGGGTGCGCAATGCTTGGATGATTGCCGTCGCACCGACGGGGTCCACCTCGCTCATCGCCGGTTCGACTGCCGGGATCGATCCGGTGTATGCCAAGTTTTTTGTCGAGGAGAAACGGGGAGCGCTGATTCCGCAGACCGCCCCCAATCTCTCGGAGAAAACCTTCTGGTATTACAAAGAGGCGCACCGGATCGACCAGATGTGGAGCATTCGCGCTGCCGGCATTCGTCAACGCCACATCGACCAGTCGCAGTCGTTCAATCTGTTTATCACGCCGGACACCAACGCCAAGGCATTTTTGTCCATGTATCTGGCCGCATGGGAAAACGGGCTGAAAACCGTCTACTATGTGCGCAATCAATCGTTGGAAGTAGAAGAATGCGTCAGCTGTTCGTCCTAAAGTGTGTCCCAACCCTGAGACTTCGGGTGGATCGATTTTGCTCGGATGAGTGACAAAGGGGTGTCTGGTCATTCCGTAAGGGAGCAATGTGGACAGTGTTCACCAGACACACCCTAATCCTGCTCTACTTTTGCTCAATTGGTAGGAGGAAAGAGAATGGAGAAACTGCAACGAAAAAAAATTTTCAACGAACACGGTCAACGCGGCACCCAGCGCATGATCAACGGCAACACCACCAATCTGCGGGAATGGAACCGGATCAAGTACGATTGGGCGTACAAAATGTATCGCACGATGCTGAACAACTTCTGGATTCCCGAGGAGATTTCGCTGACCGGTGACGCCAAACAATTCGAGGAGCTGACACCGGCCGAGCGGCGTGCTTTTGACAAAACGATTTCGTTTCTCAACTTTTTGGATTCCATCCAGTGCGAGAACCTGCCCAACATCCGGGAGTACGTCACGGCACCGGAAGTGGCGTCACTGCTCAACATCCAGGCGTTCCAGGAAGAGATCCACGCCCAATCCTATAGCTATATCCTGGATACCGTCTGTTCTCCACAGATGCGGGAGAACATCTATGACGAGTGGCGGAACGACGAACACCTGCTGCGTCGCAACCGATTCATCGCCGATCTTTATCGACAGTTTGTCGAACACCAGGACGACTGGCA
Coding sequences within:
- a CDS encoding ribonucleotide-diphosphate reductase subunit beta — protein: MEKLQRKKIFNEHGQRGTQRMINGNTTNLREWNRIKYDWAYKMYRTMLNNFWIPEEISLTGDAKQFEELTPAERRAFDKTISFLNFLDSIQCENLPNIREYVTAPEVASLLNIQAFQEEIHAQSYSYILDTVCSPQMRENIYDEWRNDEHLLRRNRFIADLYRQFVEHQDDWQFVKTCMANFLLESLYFYSGFTFFYTLARQGKMTATATIIKYIQRDELTHVVLFQNMMKEMQKENPNLFTPERIEELRDMTRTAVEHEIRWGQYITNNEIDGLSNELIERYIKYLANERMKRLGFGILYPEQTEHPLRWVEHFSNLNQTKTDFFEQKVTNYAKAGGLDFGDL